A DNA window from Stenotrophomonas sp. 57 contains the following coding sequences:
- a CDS encoding membrane-bound PQQ-dependent dehydrogenase, glucose/quinate/shikimate family — protein MSATPQSDPAPVRTPRHPLVTVLSLLLVVLGLVIGGLGAWLLSLGGSAYYAIAGFGLLASGILLFGNRRSGALLYALVFVGTLLWTWWESGSDYWRWVPRLGLVTALGIVLALLAPTLREPVSRRLSRSVAGLLMLVFVGAFGLAFAPHGQVDGHQPFPEGAVSAGLDPTRDTTGLQPADQPADADWPAWGRSNAATRYSPLQQITPANVATLQLAWQFRTGDLPNKRWGAETTPLKIGDRLYLCTARNRLIALDASSGKELWRFDPKVKDASIPYTAACRGVSYYEQPSAPTIADAVLADVAADLALPEPPPTVTRSAAPGSRPACWARIIEGTLDGRIIAVDADSGRPCANFGNNGQVDITLGMGEVPPGYVSITSPPAIVRGVIVTGHQVLDGQRRDAPSGVIQAYDVTTGKLRWAWDMDQPERTGLPPREQTYTRGTPNMWTTATGDEALGLVYLPLGNSAGDYWSGSRTENQNRYSTSLVAIDVATGKPAWHFQAVRKDVWDYDLGSQASLIDYPTAAGKVPAILLPTKQGDIYILDRRNGQLLSAAEERKVPIGGVEPEQRSPTQLFSLYHTLRREHDLTERDMWGLTPIDQLVCRIQFRKAYYEGFYTPPSSDRHSIEYPGYNGGSDWGSVSIDTRRGVIVANYNDMPNYNRLVPRAEADRLAWLPREKIRFDKGGAEGAGDPQVGTPYAIQVNAGWRLPFTGLLCKQPPYGGIRAIDLRTGKLLWDRPFGSARGNGPFGIRSGLPIEIGTPNNGGSVITASGLIFIAAATDDLLRAIDLKTGKELWHAKLPAGGQANPMVYEQAGRQYVVIMAGGHHFMETPKGDYVMAFALPR, from the coding sequence ATGTCCGCCACGCCGCAGTCCGATCCTGCTCCTGTCCGCACCCCGCGCCATCCACTGGTGACTGTGTTGTCGCTGTTGCTGGTCGTGCTCGGCCTGGTCATCGGCGGTCTCGGCGCATGGCTGCTCAGCCTTGGGGGTTCGGCGTACTACGCCATCGCAGGATTCGGCCTGCTGGCCAGCGGCATCCTGCTGTTCGGCAACCGTCGCAGCGGCGCGCTGCTGTACGCGCTGGTGTTCGTCGGCACACTCCTGTGGACCTGGTGGGAATCGGGCAGCGACTACTGGCGCTGGGTGCCGCGCCTGGGCCTGGTTACGGCCCTGGGCATCGTGCTGGCGCTGCTGGCACCGACCCTGCGTGAACCGGTGTCCAGACGCCTCTCGCGCAGCGTGGCTGGCCTGCTGATGCTGGTGTTCGTCGGCGCGTTCGGCCTCGCCTTTGCGCCACATGGCCAAGTGGACGGGCACCAGCCATTCCCGGAAGGGGCGGTCAGTGCCGGCCTGGACCCGACACGTGATACCACCGGACTGCAGCCTGCCGACCAGCCCGCGGACGCGGATTGGCCCGCCTGGGGCCGCAGCAATGCGGCCACCCGCTATTCCCCCCTGCAGCAGATCACGCCGGCCAATGTAGCGACCCTGCAGCTGGCCTGGCAGTTCCGTACCGGCGACCTGCCGAATAAGCGCTGGGGCGCGGAAACCACGCCGCTGAAGATCGGCGACCGCCTCTACCTGTGCACCGCGCGCAACCGCTTGATCGCACTCGACGCCAGCAGCGGCAAGGAGCTGTGGCGGTTCGATCCGAAGGTCAAGGACGCTTCGATTCCCTATACAGCTGCCTGCCGTGGCGTGAGCTACTACGAACAACCCAGCGCGCCGACCATCGCCGATGCGGTGCTGGCCGATGTCGCCGCCGATCTGGCGCTGCCCGAGCCGCCGCCCACGGTCACCCGCAGCGCCGCGCCGGGCAGCCGGCCTGCGTGCTGGGCGCGCATCATCGAAGGCACGCTGGACGGCCGCATCATCGCGGTCGACGCGGACAGCGGACGCCCCTGCGCCAACTTCGGCAACAACGGCCAGGTCGACATCACCCTGGGCATGGGCGAAGTGCCGCCGGGGTATGTGTCGATCACCTCGCCGCCGGCGATCGTGCGCGGCGTGATCGTCACCGGCCACCAGGTGCTGGACGGCCAGCGCCGCGATGCACCGTCGGGGGTGATCCAGGCTTACGACGTGACCACCGGCAAGCTGCGCTGGGCCTGGGACATGGACCAGCCCGAGCGTACCGGGCTGCCGCCACGCGAGCAGACCTACACCCGTGGCACGCCGAACATGTGGACCACGGCGACCGGCGATGAGGCACTGGGCCTGGTGTACCTGCCGCTGGGCAATTCCGCCGGCGACTACTGGAGCGGCTCGCGCACGGAAAACCAGAACCGCTATTCGACCTCGCTGGTGGCGATCGACGTGGCCACTGGCAAACCGGCCTGGCACTTCCAGGCGGTGCGCAAGGACGTGTGGGACTACGATCTGGGGTCGCAGGCCAGCCTGATCGACTACCCGACCGCGGCCGGCAAAGTGCCGGCGATCCTGCTGCCGACCAAGCAGGGCGACATCTACATCCTCGACCGTCGCAACGGCCAGTTGCTGAGTGCTGCCGAGGAGCGCAAGGTGCCCATCGGTGGTGTTGAACCCGAGCAGCGCTCGCCCACGCAACTGTTCTCGCTGTACCACACGCTGCGCCGCGAGCATGACCTGACCGAGCGCGACATGTGGGGGCTCACCCCGATCGACCAGCTGGTCTGCCGCATCCAGTTCCGCAAGGCCTACTACGAAGGCTTCTACACGCCGCCCAGCAGTGACCGCCACTCCATCGAGTACCCGGGTTACAACGGCGGCTCGGACTGGGGGAGCGTGTCCATCGATACGCGCCGTGGCGTGATCGTGGCCAACTACAACGACATGCCCAACTACAACCGGCTTGTGCCGCGTGCCGAGGCCGATCGCCTGGCGTGGCTGCCGCGCGAAAAGATCCGGTTCGACAAGGGCGGTGCCGAAGGCGCGGGTGATCCACAGGTGGGAACGCCCTACGCCATCCAGGTCAATGCCGGTTGGCGCCTGCCGTTCACCGGTCTGCTGTGCAAGCAGCCGCCCTATGGCGGCATCCGTGCCATCGACCTGCGCACCGGCAAGCTGTTGTGGGATCGTCCGTTCGGCAGTGCACGCGGCAATGGACCGTTCGGCATCCGCTCCGGCCTGCCGATCGAGATCGGTACGCCGAACAACGGCGGTTCGGTGATCACCGCCAGTGGCCTGATCTTCATTGCCGCCGCCACCGATGACCTGCTGCGTGCCATTGATCTGAAGACCGGCAAGGAGCTGTGGCATGCCAAGCTGCCAGCGGGCGGGCAGGCCAACCCGATGGTGTACGAGCAGGCCGGCCGCCAGTACGTGGTGATCATGGCCGGCGGCCACCACTTCATGGAGACCCCGAAGGGCGATTACGTGATGGCATTTGCCCTGCCCAGGTAG
- a CDS encoding serine hydrolase domain-containing protein yields the protein MKAVGRLLLCAALACPLLMAVPVFPAAGATTYEPAHPHAQDAINDWLAAFNAGSLDALQAFADKYAKKEGSAPKDYLEFRESTGLLRVLEKGERAAGHAKLLVMGELNERAMWVTAEMDPDHPAYLKLFQIEGTEVPDKYTPERVALPVLMADARTKLDALHAQDALSGALLVARNGQVLLNWRGGQADRESGTPMRADTRFRLASSNKMFTSVAILQLVQAGKLGLDDTIGKHLRDYPNKAVAAEVTVRQLLTHTSGLGDFFGDDFDQYSASLKTLDDYVQRFAKDAPQFAPGSQDSYSNYGFIVLGRIIEAVSGQSYYAYVDDHILRPAGMTGTGFEPEAVKVPQRAVAYTKTNGQWTRETKSLPWRGMSAGGGYSTVTDMLRFAEALRGGKLVSPALLQQATTAQNHKRWYGFGFVVQGEGREHQYGHEGGAPGSNSAIVVMPAQGYVIVGLANVDPDGIGNVVNYIARRLPLQ from the coding sequence ATGAAGGCTGTTGGACGTCTGCTGCTGTGCGCTGCGCTGGCCTGTCCGCTTCTGATGGCCGTGCCGGTTTTTCCTGCGGCTGGCGCAACCACCTACGAACCTGCACATCCGCATGCGCAGGACGCCATCAATGACTGGCTTGCGGCTTTCAACGCAGGCAGTCTCGATGCGTTGCAGGCTTTCGCCGACAAGTATGCGAAGAAGGAAGGCAGCGCTCCCAAGGACTATCTCGAGTTCCGCGAGAGCACCGGCCTGCTGCGCGTGCTGGAAAAGGGCGAACGCGCGGCCGGCCACGCGAAGCTGCTGGTGATGGGCGAGCTGAACGAGCGTGCGATGTGGGTGACGGCGGAAATGGACCCGGACCATCCAGCATACCTTAAGCTGTTCCAGATCGAAGGCACCGAAGTACCGGACAAGTATACGCCGGAGCGTGTTGCGTTGCCGGTCCTGATGGCTGACGCCAGGACGAAGCTGGACGCGTTGCACGCACAGGACGCGCTGTCGGGAGCGTTGCTCGTGGCGCGTAACGGCCAAGTGCTGCTGAATTGGCGGGGCGGCCAGGCAGATCGCGAAAGCGGTACTCCGATGCGGGCGGACACACGCTTCCGGTTGGCGTCGTCCAACAAGATGTTCACCTCGGTGGCCATCCTTCAGCTGGTGCAGGCTGGCAAGCTGGGGCTGGACGATACGATCGGCAAGCACCTGCGGGACTACCCGAACAAGGCCGTCGCCGCTGAGGTGACCGTCCGCCAGTTATTGACCCACACCAGCGGCCTTGGCGATTTTTTCGGCGATGATTTCGATCAGTATTCGGCCTCGCTGAAGACGCTGGATGACTACGTGCAGCGCTTCGCCAAGGATGCACCGCAGTTCGCGCCCGGCAGCCAGGACAGCTACTCCAACTACGGTTTCATCGTGCTGGGGCGCATCATCGAGGCCGTTTCCGGGCAGTCGTACTACGCCTACGTGGACGACCACATCCTGCGACCGGCTGGCATGACCGGCACCGGCTTCGAACCGGAAGCGGTGAAGGTGCCACAGCGTGCCGTTGCCTACACGAAGACGAACGGGCAATGGACGCGTGAAACGAAGTCGCTGCCCTGGCGCGGCATGTCTGCCGGAGGCGGCTACAGCACGGTCACCGACATGCTGAGGTTTGCCGAGGCGTTGCGCGGCGGAAAGCTGGTCTCGCCGGCACTGCTGCAGCAGGCCACCACGGCACAGAATCACAAGCGATGGTATGGCTTTGGCTTCGTGGTGCAAGGCGAGGGCAGGGAACACCAGTACGGCCACGAGGGCGGTGCGCCGGGGTCGAACAGTGCCATCGTGGTGATGCCTGCGCAGGGGTATGTGATCGTTGGCCTGGCCAATGTTGATCCGGACGGAATTGGCAACGTGGTCAATTACATCGCGCGGCGGTTGCCGTTGCAGTGA
- a CDS encoding DUF3037 domain-containing protein, translated as MPTLHTYDYAVIRVVPRVEREEFINVGVIVSCPGARHLEAAIEIDPARLHAFAPALDQDALQPWLDAIVAICRGDAGAGPIAQLPARARFHFLTAKRSSIVQMSSTHVGRTADPAGVVEHLMTKMVRVPAAIG; from the coding sequence GTGCCCACGCTGCACACGTATGACTACGCGGTCATCCGCGTGGTGCCGCGGGTGGAACGCGAAGAGTTCATCAACGTCGGGGTGATCGTGTCCTGTCCGGGTGCGCGACATCTGGAAGCGGCCATCGAAATCGATCCGGCGCGCCTGCACGCGTTCGCGCCGGCGCTTGACCAGGACGCATTGCAGCCGTGGCTGGATGCGATCGTGGCGATCTGCCGCGGTGATGCCGGCGCTGGGCCGATCGCACAGCTGCCGGCGCGTGCACGGTTCCACTTCCTCACCGCCAAGCGCAGCTCGATCGTGCAGATGTCGAGCACGCATGTGGGTCGTACCGCCGATCCGGCCGGTGTGGTGGAGCATCTGATGACGAAGATGGTGCGGGTGCCGGCAGCGATTGGGTGA
- a CDS encoding transposase: MNRCRESILAGILERMPSPQLLTGRRSIVGNVYTITMVCRNRHRVFDCPANADLAMQLLGSMDREGLTASLAWVIMPDHIHWLAQLRGHSLGYCVQRFKARSSFLINRRRGKQGAIWQAGYHDHAIRSDASLQRHAGYILANPVRAGLAEQVGDHPYGWCRWPLSELESPSEGEC; this comes from the coding sequence ATGAACCGATGTCGGGAATCCATCCTGGCCGGCATTCTTGAACGCATGCCCAGCCCTCAACTGCTTACCGGCCGCCGATCCATCGTCGGCAACGTCTACACCATCACCATGGTGTGCAGGAACCGCCATCGCGTCTTCGATTGCCCTGCCAATGCCGACCTTGCCATGCAGCTCCTTGGATCGATGGATCGGGAAGGCCTGACTGCGTCGCTTGCCTGGGTGATCATGCCGGATCACATCCACTGGCTGGCTCAACTACGTGGCCATTCGCTGGGCTACTGCGTGCAGCGCTTCAAGGCGCGCAGCAGTTTTCTGATCAACCGGCGGCGAGGGAAGCAGGGTGCAATCTGGCAGGCGGGTTATCACGACCATGCGATCCGCAGTGACGCGTCGCTCCAGCGGCACGCCGGCTACATTCTGGCAAATCCCGTTCGAGCGGGTCTTGCCGAGCAGGTGGGTGACCATCCCTACGGATGGTGCCGCTGGCCGCTGAGCGAGCTGGAGTCGCCCTCCGAGGGTGAATGCTGA
- a CDS encoding DUF4952 domain-containing protein, with protein sequence MSVPMFHPALYVLLLASLSGGRAPAQALANWELQGRADGLARPDTPCQDFLQAIGRKPAGLEYVGCTQDDVYYIKPMQAHYRVAGARAEQVEGICMQRSACPCCATPAAAGAMAGPTPGVKVQTR encoded by the coding sequence ATGTCTGTTCCGATGTTCCATCCTGCCCTCTACGTTCTGCTGCTGGCGTCGTTGTCCGGCGGCCGCGCGCCTGCGCAGGCGCTGGCCAACTGGGAGCTGCAGGGTCGTGCCGACGGCCTGGCGCGACCAGACACCCCCTGCCAGGATTTCCTGCAGGCAATCGGGCGGAAGCCGGCAGGGCTGGAATATGTGGGCTGCACCCAGGACGACGTGTACTACATCAAGCCGATGCAAGCCCACTACCGCGTTGCCGGCGCCCGCGCCGAGCAGGTCGAAGGTATCTGCATGCAACGTTCGGCATGCCCGTGCTGCGCTACACCTGCTGCGGCTGGAGCAATGGCGGGCCCTACACCTGGCGTGAAGGTGCAGACACGGTGA